A single genomic interval of Helianthus annuus cultivar XRQ/B chromosome 13, HanXRQr2.0-SUNRISE, whole genome shotgun sequence harbors:
- the LOC118485839 gene encoding uncharacterized protein LOC118485839, with translation MEHLQDNPKIPIKAVQEQLQRKFEVGVSKQKAYRAKQKAVMQLNGDYNSQYGLLRAYVAELMNTNLGTTVKFELEPPADPESTERKFKRVYVCLGALKQGFKAIGRDMLGLDGAFIKGPYPGQVLSAVGVDPNNGIYPVSYAIVEAETLDSWTWFLECLGDDLDLEANSNFTFLSDRQKGIIPAIMKVFPFAKHRFCLRHIYENMRLQFKGKAFKDLLWKCATATTIVEFEKEMDALKSFNRRATSDMLLNNMCEVFNSKILEGRDKPIIAMLKFIREYCMRRIVNVLQLIERSDGLLTPYATELFEEIKKDATSFTL, from the exons ATGGAACATCTCCAAGATAACCCCAAAATACCAATCAAGGCTGTACAAGAGCAGCTACAAAGAAAGTTTGAAGTTGGTGTATCAAAGCAGAAAGCATATAGGGCTAAACAGAAGGCTGTCATGCAACTAAATGGtgattataattcacagtatggGTTACTTAGAGCTTATGTAGCTGAATTGATGAACACAAATCTAGGGACAACTGTGAAATTTGAACTAGAACCACCAGCAGATCCTGAGTCAACTGAAAGGAAATTTAAAAGAGTATATGTGTGCTTGGGGGCTCTGAAACAAGGTTTTAAAGCTATTGGAAGAGATATGTTGGGACTTGATGGGGCTTTTATTAAAGGTCCATATCCAGGCCAGGTTCTTAGTGCAGTTGGGGTTGATCCCAATAATGGCATTTACCCTGTCTCATATGCTATAGTAGAGGCTGAAACACTAGACTCTTGGACTTGGTTTCTAGAATGCTTAGGTGATGATTTGGATTTGGAAGCCAATTCAAATTTTACATTCTTAAGTGACAGGCAAAAG GGCATTATTCCAGCAATTATGAAGGTCTTCCCATTTGCTAAGCATAGATTTTGCCTAAGACACATCTATGAAAACATGAGATTACAATTCAAAGGAAAGGCCTTTAAAGACCTTTTGTGGAAATGTGCAACAGCAACAACTATTGTTGAATTTGAAAAGGAGATGGATGCTTTAAAAAGTTTCAACA GAAGGGCAACATCTGATATGTTGCTCAACAACATGTGTGAGGTGTTCAATTCAAAGATACTTGAAGGAAGGGACAAGCCCATTATTGCAATGTTAAAATTCATTAGAGAGTACTGCATGAGAAGAATTGTTAATGTTCTTCAGTTGATTGAGAGGAGTGATGGTTTACTAACACCATATGCAACTGAGTTGTTTGAGGAAATTAAGAAGGATGCTACCAG CTTCACTCTTTAA